The region ctctgcccgcccctctcactcttccttcacagaggggcggggagaggcggtgatctgtGCGGCATTTGACATCAGGATggtcagagctacagctggaagctctgcccctcagcgcagtattGGATGTTtgtccgggggatttgggggctctgcagccctcgtttagctgcggggatgcggcggattacttgggatcactgaagcgaactataaggtaaaataggcaaaaatagttcgctgccgtgtctcttttgcttttgccggcgcgggccaaaaAACATTGCatcgagggccgcgagtttgagacccctgctgtacagcAGCATTCATCTAGCTGAAGAGGAACTCCGCACACATACATTCATCTAGCTGAAGGGGAACTCCGCACACATACATTCATCTAGCTGAAGGGGAACTCCGCACACATACATTCATCTAGCTGAAGGGGAACTCCGCACACATACATTCATCTAGCTGAAGGGGAACTCCGCACACATACATTCATCTAGCTGAAGGGGAACTCCGCACACATACATTCATCTAGCTGAAGGGGAACTCCGCACACATACATTCATCTAGCTGAAGGGGAACTCCGCACACATACATTCATCTAGCTGAAGGGGAACTCCGCACACATACATTCATCTAGCTGAAGGGGAACTCCGCACACATACATTCATCTAGCTGAAGGGGAACTCCGCACACATACATTCATCTAGCTGAAGGGGAACTCCGCACACATACATTCATCTAGCTGAAGGGGAACTCCGCACACATACATTCATCTAGCTGAAGGGGAACTCCGCACACATACATTCATCTAGCTGAAGGGGAACTCCGCACACATACATTCATCCAGCTGAAGAGGAACTCCGCACAAGGAGACACAGATTTCCAGCAATGGTTTTCACACGTTTTTATTGACATAGAAATAAAATGTACTAGATGCTCTCCATTGTACAACAGAAGCAAACCGATTCACGTGGACGAAGCCCAGCCGGTGGTCCAGCATGCGGCCAATTCAAGAATACAGGAGTTCAGAGTGGGCCAGCCTGCAGGAAGGAATGCCTCAGATCTTGCATGGGAAGGTGCCGGCTTCCCTCTGCTCATCCCACTTCTCCACCTGCAGCAGATACAAGCATCACTTATACTTACACATTATTCATAAAGCACAAATATATTACGCAGCAGCAGCTAGGGGAGACATTGCAGCACTCAGGGgatgtaacatccaaaaatagtGCCCCAAGAATATAGACCCCCTTTTTTCCTCCAATATAGGTCCTCCattccgccccccctccccccccccccccccccctacctttttaCCAGGTCTGGTTGCCTTTGCCTAATAGTAGGAATTGTGCAGTGCCAGAGggattgtgggaaatatttttaGCTCATCTCAGGATGCTTTCATTATCAGATAAGATAGAACACTATAGCTACGTACACATCTGACTAACTACCGGTCGTCAGGCCCGCCCACGGGGCGCCCGTTCTGTCGACAGtttccctgtgtgtacagtctgtcggcaggctgataaggctggttttgctcAGCGGAttgccaacagactgtacacacgggaaACTTGTCAGAACAGCTGCCCCGGGGGCGGGTCTGATGACCAGTAGTTAGTacaagtcagacgtgtgtacgtagcTCTTGGCTAGAGgccaaaggtggccatacacttgtagatttgcagcagattcgaccatcagatagatttctgtcagatgcctgtcgagtcgaatctgacaggaatctgatgtgtgccacacactagggacAGGttgccaatagatttcagaatgaaatcattggaaatcaatctaaatgcattattggaccactagatccaatacaactctatgggccatggatctgcagccagcagcagatcgacctagattttccatcctgtcatataaatcaaatccatcgaaatcgtccTCAAATCGTAAATTGATCGATTTGATTGAATCGACTGgttaaatcgaccagtgtatgggcccctctcCCTTTCTCTGAAGAGATTACAAAGTGACGTAAGcctgtggccactaatggtccaatttctagcgaaaaatcgttcgagctgtcagaaattctgattgaattgattgtaaataatctcagttgatggacacaatcgccCGATTGGATttccgtcgaaccaaaatttggattttcttgttggttgtgatagataggaagcaaagactggttcgttgatggtgtagtgaacgatttcatgaatgatttttcgctagaaattggattgttagtggccaccttaagtgatgtttgctgtggtgggagggaacggaaactgtggcagagagggaggtaaaATTAACAGAGTTggattgcaaaaaagaaaaaaaaaagacaaaaaggtgGGGCAGAAGTCACTTTCATTGTTACAGAGCGAACAGAATTTATTTCTTCACACTTCTCTTGAATCTGTGTCAATGTTCTGCATATATGGTGAGGAGAGAAAGCAAGGACTGAGTGGCACTCCCTGTGGATGAGCTATCCGTATGTGAAactttgaaagcaaaaaaaaccctcaccgCATCATCTAGGTTACCTCTTGTCCTGTTGCTTGGACGTGTGCTCTGCGGAAGCAGCAGAAGAGCAAACAACTGTACAGAGATATCACTGGAAGAAGAAAGAGgaaatccgggcaccttccgtccaactGTCATTTATTGCAAGCCAAAACAGACATCCATTAGGTTACCACAACCATAAGTACCTCGTGTAAGTGGTCTTGTGGGGTGATGATCGGTGGAGATGCGGGAGCCAGGGCACTAAGTAGgtccggcgacggccgtttcgcgtctatgcagacgcttggtcacgccacGTACCACTGTGGTACgtggcgtgaccaagcgtctgcatagacgcgaaacggccgtcgccggacCTACTTAGTGCCCTGGCTCCCGCATCTCCACCGATCATCACCCCACAAGACCACTTACACGAGGTACTTATGGTTGTGGTAACCTAATGGATGTCTGTTTTGGCTTGCAATAAATGACagttggacggaaggtgcccggatttcCTCTTTCTTCTTCCAGTGATATCAATGTTCTGCATATGCAGAACATTGACACCcctcgacagtgcatacacacgcaatatagtctgctgaaaacccacccagcgggaggtgccgacagacccgtcgttggctgctgtggtgcgtgtgcatgcacctttaaagggacactgtgtggggggggggggggtcaggggaaaatgagttgaagttacctggggcttctaatggtcccccgcagaagtcctgtgcccgtgcagccactcaccaatgcctccggccccgcctcccgcctctggaatttctgactttaaagagagtctgaagcgagaataaatctagcttcagacctcatagttagcaggggcatgtgtgcccctgctaaaccgccgctatcgcgcctctaaacgggggtcccttcacccccaaatcccctcggtgcagcgggggggggggggggggagcgcttcctggttggggcagggctaaccgccgcagccctgccccgcaCTCGGCTgtgagcgcgtatctccgcctctcccccgcccctctcagtcttccttcactgagaggggcgggggagaggcggcgatgcgccgctgatagacgtgactggaggcagggctgcagcagttagccctgcctccaggaacgaccaagtctgcgaccaagtcttgcgggggtaggtttgggggtgaagggacccccgtttagtggcgcaatagcggcggtttagcaggggcacacatgcccctgctaactatgagctctgaagcgagatttattctcgcttcagtttctttaaagtctgaaagtcactgcgcctgcgttgccgtgtcctagctcccgctgatggcaccaggagcgtactgcgcaggcccagtatggtctgtgcctgtgcagtgcgcgcCTGGTGATATCCGCgctaacgaggacacggcaacgcaggcgcgatggttttcagactttaaagtctgaaattccagaagtgaaccggaggcggggccggagcattggggagtggctgcgcgtgcacagggtgtctgtgggacaccattagaagccccgggtaacttcaactcattaccCCCACAgtattccttaaaaaaaaaaaaaaaaaaaaaaaaaaaaaagagagaaattcaGCTTAACATAATACTATTACCTgttgatatatagatatagatatacatatacatacacacacccacaatTATGTGGTGGCAGAGGGGGCGTAGGTAGCCAGTCTCCATGTACCGAGGTCTGAGCCACCACGCAATTGTCTTATGTTAACGCGGAACATCTCCTTTTAGTTTTGAGGAGATGTAATCTGCCCAGCCCTTGCATAATCTGGTACTGCAAGTATGGGGTCTGCAGGGGGAGATTTGGCCTTCTTCCCTGCGAGccattttaaagaaaaactgtaataaataaaaaaataaaataaaataaaaaggagcaGCTTTAGAGGGGGGTGGGGTACTTACCTTAagagggggaatcctctggatcctaatgatgtCCCTCCCCCTCACCCTCCAGCATCCAGCCCCCGAATATACAGCTGTAGCACCGGCAATATTTACGCTCCTGGTTCCAGCGCAGGCACAAGAGCCGCTTTCTGatgggctccggtggaaatagcaGAACCGGCTATActacgctggagccaggaaggtaagcaTTCACCTTGCCAGGGTtcgggggctgccagtgctggatacCGGAGGGTGAGgggggacgagggaagcctcattagggaccagaggcttccccctcctaagataagtaccccacaggggctgtttttgtttttacaggttctctttaacctccttaggcccggttcacattagcgttcgctgtccggattcgctgggccgaatccggaccgtatactgtttaAACGGAACAGACGTTcgccatagcaatgcaaagtctatgcgaccgtacacacgcgtccgttccgtacggaccggagccagaccggatccggacacttttccaacatgcgctatttttaaggtccggatcatccggccgacgcacccggaccggagcctgactgcaccgtccggcaatagaaaccaatgggaaccggaaagcacagaacacactggctataaaaaccgaacgttctaccccacttcctatgcgtattctagcggccattttggatggggacacatgggcccagcatgtctggagtggagcagcagtgactttgtgctggagctgtttggcagtatgtcagaCGTGGAGGTGAGGTcctacacagcggaggacctgattctacaagtgcagcttctgctgaccgcccagaccccaggaatttatatagtgtgttatctctttaaaaaaaccgGATCCGAATCGCAGCCGTATTCATACCGGATTGAAAACATATgctaacggaccggatccggataggaaccgtacaggTCCGgtacggtccggacatccggcccGTTTTTCCCAAAAACGCAAGTGGGAACGGTAGCGGTAAACCAGAGTCAGGCTCAggatggaaatctgcagctccgAGTGTTAGtcccgagctggatccatgggaggtgtgtaatgcgcagggctgccgcagatctttagtggtatgattttttttaaggtctaaaaaattgcaccactttcagACAATAAAATCAAGAAATAACGGCAGGAAGCAAACCTGTAACATAACACTCccctcctgggggatacttaccttgggagagggaggcttctggatcctaatgaggcttcccctccaTCCCAGTAATACAGcaatggaaccccccccccccaaagaacgaCAAGGTAAATTTTACCTACCATGATCTAGCCCTACTGCATTGGATCGCGGTGGGTAAATattgctgcacctgcacagtgcttGTCAGGGGAAGTTTTGGGTGGAGCCAGAACTGGATTTCCCCCAAGCTACAGAAGACAAAGCAGCCTCATtgagatcctgaggcttccccctcccgaggcaagtataccccagagaggttttttagATTACAGATTCCCTTTATAAAGTGGTTGCTGTTAGGACATGAGCTCTTAGCACTCAGTTTTTGAAATGCCGGAAGACAATCAactaacaggggaaaaaaaatgctttccagGTGTTGGTGGCTCTGTGGTGTCACTGGAACACTGTGCTGAAACTGCATGTAGAAGTAGCAGCGTGCTTGGATTTGTAGTTCACTGGCTGAAGAAACAGGTGGGCTAAATCCACTTCAGAGATGGGGATAAATTAGCAATCAGCAGTAAGATGGGGAAGAGCACAGAACTTACCCAGGAATTCGGGCACATGGAACTGAAGACCCGGAAATACCACTGGCAGGGGTGGGGGTCCTGACCCTTCGCAGTCAAAGACTTCTCACACCGATGAAAGTCTACAGAGAAtacaacaggggaaaaaaaagagatcaGCCAGTGCACACCACAAGCATAACAcacattaaaagacaactgaagctagagggatatggaggctgccatatttatttccttttaagcaataccagttgcctggctgctctgctgatcctctgcctctaatacttttagccacagcccctaaacaagcatgcagcagatcaggtgtttgacattatagaatcacttgtgtgctgagttgtatggccctgcagcgagcccttaaagcggcagtggcctattttgtaaaaaaaaaaaaaaaaaaaaaaaatggccttgtcactaggggggtttaaccactttaccaccaagaGCGTAGAAACACGTACCGCCCTGCCGCTACCCGCGCTCCCGCTTGCTCGTGCGCACAACGCCGCCTGCTCGGAgaccaatgaacgggaaaaaacgttcccgttcattgatctcagcaatgatcggctgcttctatgagaagcagcgggattattgtgaaaaaaaaaaaagtttcccaacgtcctgtaagcgtacttccgacgcttacaggtcgcatgaacaaaaaagtactgtggccatcttgtggccaaatagtaaaactacatccaaaaacatttttcatatacaaatacctagttttacattataaattaactcattacctcccacactccaatttttattttttttgtaataaaaagaaaaaaaattacaataaaaa is a window of Hyperolius riggenbachi isolate aHypRig1 chromosome 6, aHypRig1.pri, whole genome shotgun sequence DNA encoding:
- the COX6B1 gene encoding cytochrome c oxidase subunit 6B1; this encodes MAEDIRTKIENYKTAPFDARFPNQNQTRHCFQNYLDFHRCEKSLTAKGQDPHPCQWYFRVFSSMCPNSWVEKWDEQREAGTFPCKI